One Pseudomonas rhizophila DNA window includes the following coding sequences:
- a CDS encoding YbaY family lipoprotein, producing MPLRSLVLLSLFSLLMACSSDAPKPDAPAPAKAPAPKQAQEKARQAAELGPLPAHQRELSGTLQGIPAGAEVELALLVIDDKDRPQQLLASSSLIGTNQALPFRLRFNPEAFPVGARVELRGRASQSGQLILHLPEQRISQPTTQALGALQFVKAP from the coding sequence ATGCCGCTACGATCGCTCGTTTTGCTCAGTCTATTCAGCCTGCTGATGGCGTGCAGCAGCGACGCCCCCAAACCCGATGCCCCCGCCCCGGCCAAGGCCCCTGCGCCGAAACAAGCCCAGGAAAAAGCCCGCCAGGCCGCCGAACTGGGGCCGCTACCGGCGCACCAGCGGGAGTTGAGCGGCACCCTGCAAGGGATACCGGCCGGGGCCGAGGTCGAACTGGCACTGCTGGTGATCGATGACAAGGACCGTCCGCAACAATTGCTCGCCAGCTCCAGCCTGATCGGCACCAACCAGGCGCTGCCCTTTCGCCTGCGCTTCAACCCCGAAGCCTTCCCGGTTGGCGCCCGCGTGGAACTGCGCGGCCGCGCCAGCCAGTCGGGCCAGTTGATCCTGCATCTGCCGGAGCAACGCATCAGCCAGCCGACCACCCAGGCGCTGGGCGCGCTGCAATTTGTCAAAGCGCCATGA
- the trxA gene encoding thioredoxin, with protein sequence MTQDTPYIFDATTADFDQSVIANSFHKPVLVDFWAEWCAPCKALMPMLQGIAESYQGELLLAKVNCDIEQDIVARFGIRSLPTVVLFKDGQPVDGFAGAQPESAVRAMLEPHVQMPPPAAADPFEQAQALFDEGRFADAEAVLTALLGEDNTNAKALILYARCLTERGELTEAQTVLDAVKSDEHKAALAGAKAQIQFLGLAKDLPDAADLKARLAKDPQDDEAVYQLAIQQLARQQYEPALDALLKLFIRNRSYSEGLPHKTLLQVFELLGNDHPLVTTYRRKLFAALY encoded by the coding sequence ATGACCCAGGACACCCCGTACATCTTCGACGCCACCACCGCCGACTTCGACCAGTCGGTGATCGCCAACTCTTTTCACAAACCGGTGCTGGTGGATTTCTGGGCCGAGTGGTGCGCACCGTGCAAGGCGTTGATGCCGATGCTGCAAGGCATTGCCGAGAGCTATCAGGGCGAACTGCTGCTGGCCAAGGTCAACTGCGACATCGAGCAGGACATCGTCGCCCGCTTCGGCATTCGCAGCTTGCCTACCGTGGTGCTGTTCAAGGACGGCCAGCCCGTCGACGGTTTCGCCGGCGCCCAGCCGGAGTCCGCCGTGCGGGCGATGCTCGAACCTCATGTACAGATGCCGCCTCCGGCCGCCGCCGACCCGTTTGAACAGGCCCAGGCGCTGTTCGACGAGGGGCGTTTCGCTGATGCCGAGGCCGTGCTCACTGCACTGCTGGGGGAAGACAATACCAACGCCAAGGCGCTGATCCTGTATGCCCGCTGCCTGACCGAGCGCGGTGAGCTGACTGAGGCACAAACCGTGCTCGACGCGGTGAAAAGCGACGAGCACAAGGCCGCGCTGGCCGGGGCCAAGGCGCAGATCCAGTTCCTCGGCCTGGCCAAGGATCTGCCGGACGCCGCCGATCTCAAGGCCCGCCTGGCGAAAGATCCGCAGGACGACGAAGCGGTGTATCAACTGGCAATCCAGCAATTGGCCCGCCAGCAGTACGAGCCGGCCCTCGACGCGCTGCTCAAGCTGTTCATCCGCAACCGCAGCTACAGCGAAGGCCTACCCCACAAGACGTTGCTGCAAGTCTTCGAATTGCTGGGCAACGACCATCCGCTGGTGACGACCTATCGCCGCAAGCTGTTTGCGGCGTTGTACTAG
- a CDS encoding ABC transporter ATP-binding protein: protein MTQALIELSDLGFSWPGHPPLLDIPAFRLEAGETLFLKGPSGSGKTTLLGLLGGVQTPDRGSIRLLGQELTELGAGARDRFRVDHTGYIFQQFNLLPFLSVRENVELPCHFSKLRAQRAIQRHGSVDQAAATLLAHLGLTDTNLLGRRADSLSIGQQQRVAAARALIGQPELVIADEPTSALDYDARENFLRLLFAECREAGSSLLFVSHDQSLAPLFDRNLSLADLNRAATPLEV from the coding sequence ATGACTCAAGCACTCATCGAGCTGTCCGACCTGGGCTTCAGCTGGCCCGGACATCCACCCTTGCTGGATATCCCGGCGTTTCGCCTGGAGGCCGGTGAGACGCTGTTTCTCAAAGGCCCCAGCGGCAGCGGCAAGACCACGCTGCTGGGGCTGCTGGGCGGTGTGCAGACACCGGACCGGGGCAGCATTCGCCTGCTCGGCCAGGAACTCACCGAACTGGGCGCCGGGGCCCGTGACCGCTTTCGCGTCGACCACACCGGCTACATCTTCCAGCAATTCAACCTGCTGCCGTTTCTCTCGGTGCGCGAGAACGTTGAACTGCCCTGTCACTTCTCGAAACTGCGTGCGCAACGGGCGATCCAGCGTCACGGCAGCGTCGATCAAGCTGCTGCCACGCTGCTGGCGCACTTGGGCCTGACCGACACGAATCTGCTTGGGCGCCGCGCCGACTCGCTGTCCATCGGCCAGCAGCAACGGGTAGCAGCCGCCCGGGCATTGATCGGCCAGCCGGAACTGGTGATCGCCGACGAACCCACCTCGGCACTGGACTACGACGCCCGGGAAAACTTCCTGCGGCTGCTGTTCGCTGAATGCCGCGAGGCCGGATCGAGCCTGCTGTTCGTCAGCCATGACCAGAGCCTGGCGCCGCTGTTCGACCGCAACCTCTCGCTGGCCGATCTCAATCGCGCCGCCACGCCACTCGAGGTCTGA
- a CDS encoding ABC transporter permease produces the protein MYLFRLAMASLANRRFTAILTAFAIALSVCLLLAVERVRTEARASFASTISGTDLIVGARSGSVNLLLYSVFRIGNATNNIRWDSFEQFASNPKVKWAIPMSLGDSHRGYRVMGTTEAYFEHYQYGRRQHLALAEGRAFATDPFEVVLGAEVAEALHYTLGDKLVLAHGVAVVSLVKHDDKPFTVVGILKRTGTPVDRTLHISLGGMEAIHIDWKNGVPAQGKGRISADQARNMDLTPKAITAFMLGLNSKISTFALQREINEFRGEPLLAILPGVALQELWSLMGTAEKALFVISLFVVLTGLIGMLTAILTSLNERRREMAILRSVGARPWHIATLLVLEAFALALAGVAAGLALLYIGIAAAQGYVQSAYGLYLPLAWPSEYEWTLMAGILVAALLMGSVPAWRAYRQSLADGLSIRL, from the coding sequence ATGTATTTGTTCCGTCTTGCCATGGCCAGCCTGGCGAACCGCCGTTTCACCGCGATCCTCACCGCATTCGCCATCGCCCTTTCGGTGTGCCTGCTGCTGGCGGTAGAGCGGGTACGCACCGAGGCGCGGGCCAGTTTCGCCAGCACCATCAGTGGCACCGACCTGATCGTCGGTGCCCGCTCGGGTTCGGTGAACCTGCTGCTGTATTCGGTGTTTCGCATCGGCAACGCCACCAACAACATCCGCTGGGACAGCTTCGAGCAGTTCGCCAGCAACCCGAAAGTGAAGTGGGCGATCCCCATGTCCCTGGGCGATTCCCATCGCGGCTACCGGGTGATGGGCACGACCGAGGCCTACTTCGAGCATTACCAATACGGTCGCCGGCAACACCTGGCGCTGGCCGAGGGCCGCGCCTTCGCCACCGATCCATTCGAAGTGGTGCTCGGCGCCGAAGTGGCCGAGGCGCTGCATTACACGCTGGGCGACAAACTGGTGCTGGCCCACGGCGTAGCGGTGGTCAGCCTGGTCAAGCACGATGACAAGCCCTTCACCGTGGTCGGTATTCTCAAGCGCACCGGCACCCCGGTGGACCGCACGCTGCACATCAGCCTCGGCGGCATGGAAGCGATCCACATCGACTGGAAAAACGGTGTGCCGGCCCAGGGCAAGGGCCGCATCAGCGCCGACCAGGCCCGCAACATGGACCTGACGCCCAAGGCGATCACCGCGTTCATGCTTGGCCTCAACAGCAAGATTTCCACCTTCGCCCTGCAGCGCGAGATCAACGAGTTCCGCGGCGAGCCGTTGCTGGCGATCCTGCCCGGCGTGGCGTTGCAGGAGTTATGGAGCCTGATGGGCACGGCGGAAAAAGCCTTGTTCGTGATTTCGCTGTTCGTGGTGCTGACCGGTCTGATCGGCATGCTCACGGCGATTCTCACCAGCCTCAACGAGCGGCGGCGGGAGATGGCGATCCTGCGCTCGGTGGGCGCGCGGCCGTGGCACATCGCGACCCTGCTGGTGCTCGAAGCCTTCGCCCTGGCGTTGGCCGGGGTCGCCGCCGGGCTGGCCCTGCTGTACATCGGCATCGCCGCCGCGCAGGGTTATGTGCAGTCGGCCTATGGGTTGTATCTGCCCTTGGCCTGGCCGAGCGAATATGAATGGACGCTGATGGCTGGCATTCTGGTCGCCGCTCTACTGATGGGCAGCGTGCCGGCCTGGCGCGCCTATCGCCAATCGTTGGCCGATGGCCTGTCGATCCGTTTATGA
- a CDS encoding DUF2796 domain-containing protein: MRRLLLALPFALLPLAVAHAAVEHDHDHDHEHGSLGAHEHGVGRLNAALDGQTLELELESPAMNLVGFEHAATSDADKAKVAAVRAQLDKPLALFSLPAAAKCTVAQQELESPLFGDEPDHDDHDEDEHGDEHHGEHSEIHAHYQFTCATPGELKNLDLATLFKTFPATQKIQVQLISPSGQQGVEVTAKAPTLKF; this comes from the coding sequence ATGCGCCGTCTGCTTCTCGCCCTGCCGTTCGCCCTGCTGCCCTTGGCTGTCGCCCATGCGGCGGTCGAGCATGACCACGATCATGATCACGAGCACGGCAGCCTCGGCGCCCATGAACACGGTGTCGGCCGGCTGAATGCCGCCCTGGATGGCCAAACCCTGGAACTGGAGCTGGAAAGCCCAGCGATGAACCTGGTGGGCTTCGAACACGCCGCCACCAGCGATGCCGACAAGGCCAAGGTCGCCGCCGTGCGTGCGCAACTGGACAAGCCGCTGGCGCTGTTCAGCCTGCCCGCCGCCGCCAAATGCACCGTGGCCCAGCAGGAACTGGAGAGTCCGCTGTTTGGCGATGAACCGGACCACGATGACCACGACGAAGATGAGCATGGCGACGAACACCACGGCGAACACAGTGAAATCCATGCCCACTACCAGTTCACCTGCGCCACCCCGGGCGAGTTGAAAAACCTGGACCTGGCGACCCTGTTCAAAACCTTCCCGGCCACCCAGAAAATTCAGGTACAACTGATCAGCCCGAGCGGCCAGCAAGGCGTGGAAGTGACGGCCAAGGCACCCACCCTGAAGTTCTGA
- a CDS encoding riboflavin synthase: protein MFTGIIESIGSIRALTPKGGDVRVHVETGKLDLSDVKLGDSIAVNGVCLTAVELPGNGFLADVSRETLDCTAMNDLKSGSPVNLEKALTPTTRLGGHLVSGHVDGVGEVVARSDNARAVEFRIRAPKELAKYIAHKGSITVDGTSLTVNAVDGAEFLLTIIPHTLSETIMASYRPGRRVNLEVDLLARYLERLLLGDKAATPAAGNITESFLAANGYLKS, encoded by the coding sequence ATGTTTACCGGCATCATCGAATCCATCGGCAGCATCCGTGCACTGACCCCCAAGGGCGGCGACGTGCGGGTTCATGTCGAAACCGGCAAGCTCGACCTGAGCGACGTCAAACTGGGCGACAGCATCGCGGTAAACGGCGTGTGCCTGACCGCCGTCGAACTGCCGGGCAATGGTTTCCTGGCGGACGTCAGCCGCGAAACCCTCGACTGCACCGCCATGAACGATCTCAAGAGCGGCAGCCCGGTCAACCTGGAAAAAGCCCTGACCCCTACCACCCGCCTGGGCGGACATCTGGTCAGTGGCCATGTCGACGGCGTGGGTGAAGTGGTTGCGCGCAGCGATAACGCCCGGGCCGTGGAGTTTCGCATCCGCGCCCCGAAAGAGCTGGCCAAGTACATCGCCCATAAAGGCTCGATCACCGTCGATGGCACCAGCCTGACGGTCAATGCGGTGGATGGCGCCGAGTTCCTGCTGACCATCATTCCGCACACCTTGAGCGAAACCATCATGGCCTCGTATCGGCCCGGTCGCCGGGTCAACCTGGAGGTTGACCTGCTGGCCCGTTATCTGGAGCGCCTGCTGTTGGGTGACAAGGCAGCAACGCCTGCAGCCGGTAACATCACTGAAAGCTTTCTGGCCGCCAACGGCTACCTCAAATCCTGA
- a CDS encoding DUF3299 domain-containing protein: protein MPRALLALLMTVALPLWAAEPRDLSWQEMIPPDAPPEVPNMTPLHDLSQMSDALAAEAAPAAKQDLPNAPVVKELDGQQIRLPGYIVPLEVSEEGRTTDFLLVPYFGACIHVPPPPSNQIVHVKSEIGVKLDELYQPYWVEGPMQVKPSTSELADAGYQMAAEKIYVYELPE, encoded by the coding sequence ATGCCCCGCGCTTTGCTTGCGCTGTTGATGACGGTCGCCCTACCGCTGTGGGCGGCCGAACCGAGGGACTTGTCGTGGCAGGAAATGATCCCGCCGGACGCACCGCCGGAAGTGCCGAACATGACGCCGCTGCACGACCTGTCGCAGATGAGCGATGCCCTGGCCGCCGAAGCGGCCCCCGCGGCCAAGCAGGATCTGCCCAACGCGCCGGTGGTCAAGGAACTCGACGGCCAGCAGATTCGTTTGCCGGGTTACATCGTGCCGCTGGAAGTCAGCGAAGAAGGCCGCACCACGGACTTTTTGCTGGTGCCGTATTTCGGCGCTTGCATCCACGTACCGCCACCGCCGTCGAATCAGATCGTGCATGTGAAAAGTGAAATCGGGGTCAAGCTCGACGAGTTGTACCAGCCGTACTGGGTCGAAGGGCCGATGCAGGTCAAGCCGTCCACCAGTGAACTGGCCGATGCCGGGTATCAGATGGCGGCTGAGAAGATTTATGTGTATGAGCTGCCGGAGTGA
- a CDS encoding OmpW/AlkL family protein translates to MQKSLLSASLVALALASPLAQAHTAGDIIVRAGAITVNPEADSSSVKVDRGPLAGADLGGKATMSSDTQLGLNFAYMITNNLGIELLAASPFEHDVKIKGTALGAANNKLGTLKHLPPTLSLVYYPLDATSAFQPYVGAGINYTWIYDEHVGSEASANGFSNFRASNSWGMAWQVGADYMLTDNIMVNGQIRYIDIDTTAYVDNNAVASGTRAKVNVDVDPWIYMVGLGYKF, encoded by the coding sequence ATGCAAAAGTCTCTGCTCAGCGCTTCCCTCGTGGCCCTCGCGCTCGCCTCCCCGCTCGCCCAGGCTCATACCGCTGGCGACATCATCGTTCGCGCCGGCGCCATCACCGTCAACCCGGAAGCCGACAGTTCCAGCGTCAAGGTCGATCGTGGCCCGCTGGCCGGCGCCGACCTGGGCGGCAAGGCAACCATGAGCAGCGACACACAGCTAGGCCTGAACTTCGCCTACATGATCACCAACAACCTGGGCATCGAACTGCTGGCCGCATCGCCGTTCGAGCACGATGTGAAGATCAAAGGCACCGCCCTGGGTGCGGCCAACAACAAGCTCGGTACCCTCAAGCACCTGCCGCCAACCCTGAGCCTGGTCTACTACCCGCTCGACGCCACGTCGGCCTTCCAGCCTTACGTCGGCGCCGGCATCAACTACACCTGGATCTACGATGAACACGTCGGCAGCGAAGCCAGCGCCAACGGCTTCAGCAACTTCCGGGCGAGCAACAGTTGGGGCATGGCGTGGCAAGTGGGCGCCGACTACATGCTGACCGACAACATCATGGTCAACGGCCAGATTCGCTACATCGACATCGACACCACCGCCTATGTGGACAACAACGCCGTGGCCAGCGGTACCCGGGCCAAGGTGAATGTCGATGTGGACCCTTGGATCTACATGGTGGGGTTGGGTTACAAGTTCTAA
- the ribD gene encoding bifunctional diaminohydroxyphosphoribosylaminopyrimidine deaminase/5-amino-6-(5-phosphoribosylamino)uracil reductase RibD, with product MTSPAQQAVLDAQHMARALELARRGHYTTHPNPRVGCVIVRDGQVVGEGWHIRTGEPHAEVHALRAAGEQARGATAYVTLEPCSHHGHTPPCADALVNAGVARVVAAMQDPNPEVAGRGLQRLAQAGIATESGVLEGEARKLNEGFLKRMEHGLPFVRVKLAMSLDGRTAMESGESQWITGTAARSAVQRLRAQASVVLTGADTVLADNARLTVRADELGLDAQQTALIMSRPPLRVLVDGRLRVPLDAPFFKAGPALVATCMAVEEQYANGPECMIVAGDDGQVDLRRLLMELAGRGVNEVLVEAGPRLAGAFARQGLVDEFQIFIAGKFLGSSARPLLDWPLAQMKDAPELKITEIRAVGDDWRVIAVPVSQARV from the coding sequence ATGACCAGCCCGGCGCAGCAGGCGGTCCTCGACGCCCAACACATGGCCCGTGCCCTGGAATTGGCGCGGCGCGGTCACTACACCACGCATCCCAATCCCCGGGTAGGTTGCGTGATCGTGCGTGACGGTCAGGTTGTCGGCGAAGGCTGGCACATTCGCACCGGCGAACCCCATGCCGAAGTCCATGCCCTGCGCGCCGCCGGTGAACAGGCTCGGGGCGCCACGGCTTACGTGACCCTCGAACCCTGTAGTCATCACGGGCATACGCCGCCCTGTGCCGATGCGTTGGTCAATGCCGGCGTGGCGCGGGTGGTGGCGGCGATGCAGGACCCGAACCCGGAAGTCGCCGGGCGCGGCCTGCAGCGGCTGGCCCAGGCCGGTATCGCCACCGAAAGCGGCGTGCTGGAAGGCGAAGCCCGCAAGCTCAATGAAGGTTTTCTCAAACGCATGGAACACGGCTTGCCGTTCGTGCGGGTCAAGCTTGCCATGAGCCTCGATGGCCGTACCGCCATGGAAAGCGGCGAAAGCCAGTGGATCACAGGTACCGCTGCACGTTCGGCGGTGCAACGCCTGCGCGCCCAGGCCAGTGTGGTGCTGACCGGTGCCGATACGGTGCTGGCCGACAACGCCCGGCTGACCGTGCGCGCCGATGAACTGGGCCTGGATGCACAGCAGACCGCGCTGATCATGAGTCGTCCGCCGTTGCGGGTACTGGTGGACGGTCGTCTGCGCGTGCCGTTGGACGCACCTTTCTTCAAGGCCGGCCCGGCGCTGGTCGCTACCTGCATGGCGGTGGAAGAACAATACGCCAATGGCCCAGAATGCATGATCGTGGCGGGCGACGATGGCCAGGTCGATCTGCGTCGCCTGCTGATGGAGCTGGCGGGCCGCGGCGTCAATGAAGTGCTGGTGGAAGCCGGCCCACGCCTGGCGGGGGCTTTTGCCCGGCAAGGATTGGTGGATGAGTTCCAGATTTTCATCGCCGGCAAGTTCCTTGGTTCTTCGGCACGACCGTTACTGGATTGGCCGCTGGCGCAGATGAAAGATGCCCCGGAGCTGAAAATCACCGAAATCCGTGCCGTGGGCGATGACTGGCGAGTCATCGCCGTTCCCGTTTCGCAGGCCCGCGTATAA
- a CDS encoding sugar nucleotide-binding protein, translated as MRMRLMLLGGGNALGQALIRLGAEEDIGFLAPRPPEDGWDAASLTQLLDDTRPDALINLAYYFDWFQAETVSEQRLASQERAVERLAELCQHHNIILLQPSSYRVFDGSRATAYSEKDEPVPLGLRGQALWRIEQSVRATCPQHVLLRFGWLLDDSADGILGRFLARAEQPEDLLLADDRRGNPTPVDDAARVIISVLKQLDCAAPLWGTYHYAGHEATTPLALGQAILTEARALHPLAIESPTPQAHAARPDAAEEPQHAVLACKKILHTFGIKPRAWRAALPGLLDRFYRHG; from the coding sequence ATGCGAATGCGCCTTATGTTACTGGGCGGCGGAAATGCCCTTGGGCAGGCGCTGATTCGCCTCGGTGCGGAAGAAGACATCGGTTTTCTTGCCCCCCGCCCCCCCGAAGACGGCTGGGATGCCGCGAGCCTGACGCAGCTGCTGGACGACACTCGACCGGACGCCTTGATCAACCTGGCGTACTACTTCGACTGGTTCCAGGCTGAGACCGTCAGCGAGCAGCGCCTGGCCAGCCAGGAGCGCGCTGTCGAGCGGCTGGCCGAATTGTGCCAGCATCACAACATCATTTTGCTGCAACCGTCGAGCTATCGCGTGTTTGATGGATCCCGCGCTACGGCGTACAGCGAAAAGGACGAACCTGTGCCCTTGGGGCTGCGCGGGCAGGCGTTGTGGCGGATTGAGCAGAGCGTGCGCGCCACCTGTCCACAACATGTGCTGTTGCGTTTCGGCTGGCTGCTGGACGACAGCGCCGACGGCATCCTGGGACGTTTCCTGGCCCGGGCCGAACAACCCGAAGACCTGCTGTTGGCCGACGACCGTCGGGGCAATCCGACGCCGGTGGACGACGCGGCGCGGGTGATCATCTCGGTGCTCAAGCAACTCGATTGCGCCGCGCCGTTGTGGGGCACCTACCACTATGCCGGGCATGAAGCGACCACGCCGCTGGCGCTGGGGCAGGCGATCCTCACCGAAGCCCGGGCCCTGCATCCCCTGGCAATCGAATCGCCTACCCCCCAGGCACACGCCGCACGGCCGGACGCCGCGGAAGAACCGCAGCATGCGGTGCTGGCCTGCAAGAAAATTCTGCACACGTTCGGGATCAAGCCCCGCGCCTGGCGCGCTGCACTCCCGGGCTTACTGGATAGGTTTTATCGTCATGGCTGA
- a CDS encoding NAD-dependent epimerase/dehydratase family protein — protein MAEGPVLITGGAGFIGSHLTDALLAKGHSVRILDDLSTGKRSNLPLDNPLVELIEGDVANAALVARAVAGCSAVAHLAAVASVQASVDDPVRTHQSNFIGTLNVCEAMRQAGVKRVLFASSAAVYGNNGEGESIDEDTPKAPLTPYASDKLASEFYLDFYRRQHALEPVVFRFFNIYGPRQDPSSPYSGVISIFSERAQKGLPITVFGDGEQTRDFVYVEDLVDLLVQAIETPEVQVGAVNVGWNQATTLKQLLQALATVVGDLPPISYGPARSGDIRHSRADNRRLLERFSFPQQTPMSVGLARLLGR, from the coding sequence ATGGCTGAAGGTCCTGTTTTAATCACCGGCGGCGCTGGTTTCATTGGTTCGCACCTGACCGACGCCTTGCTTGCCAAGGGCCATTCGGTGCGCATCCTCGATGACCTGTCCACCGGCAAGCGCAGTAACCTGCCGCTGGACAACCCTCTGGTTGAACTGATCGAAGGCGACGTGGCCAATGCGGCGCTGGTAGCCCGGGCCGTGGCCGGTTGCAGCGCCGTGGCGCACCTGGCAGCAGTGGCTTCGGTGCAGGCCTCGGTGGACGATCCGGTGCGTACGCACCAGAGCAATTTCATCGGCACCCTCAATGTCTGCGAAGCCATGCGCCAGGCCGGGGTGAAGCGGGTGCTGTTCGCCTCCAGCGCAGCGGTCTATGGCAACAACGGCGAAGGTGAGTCCATCGACGAAGACACGCCCAAGGCTCCGCTCACGCCATATGCTTCGGACAAGCTGGCCAGCGAGTTCTACCTGGACTTCTACCGCCGCCAGCACGCACTGGAGCCGGTGGTGTTCCGCTTCTTCAACATCTACGGCCCGCGCCAGGATCCGTCCTCGCCCTATTCCGGGGTCATCAGCATCTTCAGCGAACGGGCACAGAAAGGCCTGCCGATCACGGTGTTCGGCGACGGCGAGCAGACCCGGGATTTTGTCTACGTCGAAGACCTGGTGGACCTGTTGGTGCAGGCTATCGAAACACCTGAGGTGCAAGTGGGCGCGGTGAACGTCGGCTGGAACCAGGCCACGACCCTCAAGCAATTGCTCCAGGCCCTGGCCACGGTGGTGGGCGATCTGCCGCCGATCAGCTACGGCCCGGCGCGCTCCGGCGACATCCGCCATTCCCGGGCTGACAATCGCCGGCTGTTGGAGCGCTTCAGCTTTCCACAACAGACGCCGATGAGCGTGGGGCTGGCGCGGCTGCTGGGACGCTGA
- the nrdR gene encoding transcriptional regulator NrdR, translating into MHCPFCGANDTKVIDSRLVAEGEQVRRRRECLACGERFTTFETAELVLPRLIKTDGSRQPFDEDKLRAGMQRALEKRPVSVERLEAALVHIKHKLRATGEREVKSLVVGELVMAELQKLDEVAYIRFASVYRRFQDLNEFREEIDRLAREPVKE; encoded by the coding sequence ATGCACTGTCCCTTCTGCGGTGCCAACGACACCAAGGTCATCGACTCGCGACTGGTCGCCGAGGGCGAACAGGTCCGCCGCCGGCGCGAATGCCTGGCCTGCGGCGAGCGTTTCACGACGTTCGAGACCGCTGAACTGGTGTTGCCGCGCCTGATCAAGACCGACGGCAGCCGTCAGCCGTTCGACGAAGACAAACTGCGCGCTGGCATGCAGCGCGCCCTGGAAAAACGCCCGGTGAGCGTCGAGCGCCTGGAAGCGGCGCTGGTGCACATCAAGCACAAGCTGCGGGCCACTGGCGAACGCGAGGTCAAATCCCTGGTGGTCGGTGAACTGGTGATGGCCGAGCTGCAGAAGCTCGATGAAGTCGCCTACATCCGTTTCGCCTCGGTCTATCGCCGTTTCCAGGACTTGAACGAATTTCGCGAAGAAATCGACCGCCTGGCCCGCGAACCGGTGAAAGAATGA
- a CDS encoding class I SAM-dependent methyltransferase translates to MNSPQDLQHALGQLLGDARLVACPLPETELKLWLIDGDNMDRAFSPEETRRILHEPPYWSFCWASGLAMARYLVEQPHWVAGKRVLDFGAGSGVAGIAALKAGALEVVACDLDPLALAACQANALLNDVTLGYSEDFFAEDDRFDLILVADVLYDRANLPLLDQFLSRGREALVADSRVRDFQHPLYRRIEMLEAMTLPDLAEPEEFRHVSLYHARR, encoded by the coding sequence ATGAATTCACCGCAAGACCTGCAGCACGCGTTGGGCCAGTTGCTTGGAGACGCGCGTCTAGTGGCTTGCCCGCTGCCTGAGACTGAGCTGAAATTGTGGCTGATCGACGGCGATAACATGGACCGCGCGTTCAGCCCGGAAGAAACCCGGCGCATTCTCCACGAACCACCTTACTGGAGCTTCTGCTGGGCCAGCGGCCTGGCCATGGCACGCTATCTGGTCGAACAGCCGCATTGGGTCGCAGGCAAGCGAGTGCTGGACTTCGGCGCCGGTTCCGGCGTGGCGGGTATTGCGGCGCTCAAGGCCGGGGCGCTGGAGGTGGTGGCCTGTGATCTGGATCCTCTGGCGCTTGCTGCGTGCCAGGCCAATGCCCTGCTCAATGACGTAACGCTTGGGTACTCGGAGGATTTTTTCGCCGAGGACGATCGCTTCGACCTGATCCTGGTGGCGGATGTGCTTTACGACCGCGCCAACCTGCCGTTGCTCGACCAGTTCCTCAGTCGCGGCCGCGAGGCCCTGGTGGCCGACTCCCGGGTGCGGGATTTCCAGCATCCGCTGTACCGGCGCATCGAAATGCTCGAAGCCATGACCTTGCCGGATCTGGCCGAGCCCGAGGAGTTTCGGCATGTGAGCCTGTACCACGCGCGGCGTTAG